One segment of Pantoea sp. Lij88 DNA contains the following:
- a CDS encoding sensor domain-containing diguanylate cyclase, which produces MRIQLFEEHNAKKNVFSLFLVTLLFSFIGGHLRIPQELSLFWPVNAILTGVIVRNPFLHRTRYYLAIFAAMVFNYTVFSGWALSAFTLNLANLLFVLVAVTLLVKHLQHDSGSERITNVLRIFPACLLAALACASWGALAQQADFTAGLATAWGDWFSEQFSTGLMVLPFMLTRDWSSLSPRQFLQMRKLAPVIAVILSMMIGTMMGVTGSLTFPVPALVWCAVVLPMPLTSLVILLAGIAEIILVSHGVMSMRGDETLLPISHLTSVRLGVATIAISPLIVAASMDAIRQLNQRLALRANYDFLTRLLSRSGLYENLRAEPIFPDRKAGVILLDVDYFKAINDNFGHDAGDSVLEEIARRMQKVVGKEGRICRFGGEEFVVVLFDQNPEKLYFLAESIRQKMAKEKFWLQGSTATVTVSVGLAHGCAGEATEWHRVINRLISSADKNLYLSKRNGRNQTSPVNYRAITSDVA; this is translated from the coding sequence ATGCGCATACAGCTGTTTGAAGAGCACAACGCTAAGAAGAACGTATTCTCGCTGTTTTTAGTCACGTTGCTGTTTAGCTTTATCGGCGGACACCTGCGCATCCCACAGGAGCTGTCACTGTTCTGGCCGGTTAACGCGATTCTCACTGGCGTCATTGTCCGTAATCCTTTTCTGCATCGGACCCGCTATTACCTCGCCATCTTTGCTGCGATGGTGTTTAACTACACCGTTTTTTCAGGCTGGGCGCTCTCTGCCTTCACTCTCAACCTGGCGAACCTGCTGTTTGTGCTGGTAGCAGTAACCCTACTGGTAAAACATCTTCAGCACGACTCCGGCAGCGAACGTATTACCAATGTGCTGCGTATTTTCCCGGCCTGCCTGCTGGCCGCGCTGGCCTGTGCCAGCTGGGGTGCGCTGGCTCAGCAGGCTGATTTCACGGCCGGACTGGCGACGGCATGGGGGGACTGGTTCAGCGAGCAGTTCTCCACCGGTCTGATGGTGCTGCCCTTTATGCTGACGCGCGACTGGTCATCGCTGTCACCCCGCCAGTTTTTACAGATGCGCAAGCTGGCACCGGTGATCGCCGTCATTCTTTCGATGATGATCGGGACGATGATGGGCGTCACGGGCAGCCTGACGTTTCCTGTTCCGGCGCTGGTGTGGTGCGCCGTCGTGTTGCCGATGCCGCTGACCAGCCTGGTGATTCTGCTGGCCGGTATTGCGGAGATCATTCTGGTCTCCCATGGGGTAATGAGCATGCGGGGCGATGAGACGCTGCTGCCGATCAGCCATCTGACCTCGGTGCGGCTGGGCGTGGCGACTATCGCCATCAGCCCACTGATTGTGGCCGCGAGCATGGATGCGATTCGTCAGCTGAATCAGCGTCTGGCGCTGCGCGCGAATTACGATTTCCTGACCCGGCTGCTGTCGCGTTCCGGTTTATATGAAAACCTGCGTGCGGAGCCTATCTTCCCGGACCGCAAAGCGGGCGTGATCCTGCTGGATGTCGACTACTTCAAAGCGATTAACGACAACTTTGGTCATGATGCCGGTGACAGCGTGCTGGAAGAGATTGCGCGCCGGATGCAGAAAGTTGTGGGGAAAGAGGGGCGCATCTGCCGTTTTGGCGGAGAGGAGTTTGTGGTGGTGCTGTTCGATCAGAACCCCGAAAAGCTCTATTTCCTGGCCGAGAGCATCCGCCAGAAGATGGCGAAAGAGAAGTTCTGGCTGCAGGGCAGTACGGCCACGGTGACCGTCAGCGTGGGGCTGGCACATGGTTGTGCGGGTGAGGCGACGGAGTGGCACCGCGTAATCAACCGGCTGATCTCTTCGGCAGATAAAAACCTTTATCTGTCGAAACGCAATGGCCGTAATCAGACTTCACCGGTTAACTACCGCGCCATCACCAGCGACGTGGCATAG
- a CDS encoding polyphenol oxidase family protein, translating to MAVIPRSPLLDSLEWLDYAFQPAGEPPPADAAYGHQRHSATVVTDSENIPPKSCESDGVIGCGTRPVAVYTADCLPVLFADRQQRIVAAVHAGLRGTLAGVLTRAVEKLGEMGCEPQDLVVAIGPAMGPCCYELAEPQLAEIAQDPAFAPGLRWHRDQPVNSLAQRPQASAHQQGVWFDLPALATQLLVNAGVPATQIDNVNVCTYCMAEGGSSYRFNTHHGSGYRSRYSWIRRR from the coding sequence ATGGCCGTGATCCCGCGCTCGCCGTTGCTCGATTCACTGGAGTGGCTCGATTATGCGTTTCAGCCCGCCGGTGAGCCGCCTCCCGCCGATGCCGCCTACGGGCATCAGCGCCACAGCGCGACCGTGGTCACCGATAGTGAGAACATCCCGCCCAAAAGCTGCGAGTCCGATGGCGTGATCGGCTGCGGGACGCGCCCGGTGGCGGTCTACACCGCCGATTGCCTGCCGGTACTGTTCGCCGATCGCCAGCAGCGGATCGTAGCGGCCGTGCATGCCGGACTCAGGGGCACGCTGGCGGGTGTGCTGACCCGCGCCGTGGAAAAGCTGGGCGAAATGGGTTGCGAGCCGCAGGACCTGGTGGTGGCGATTGGCCCGGCAATGGGGCCCTGCTGCTATGAGCTGGCCGAACCGCAGCTGGCAGAGATTGCGCAGGACCCGGCGTTTGCCCCCGGGCTGCGCTGGCACCGGGACCAGCCGGTAAATTCTCTGGCACAACGCCCACAGGCTTCTGCCCACCAGCAGGGCGTCTGGTTCGATCTGCCGGCGCTGGCAACGCAGTTGCTTGTGAACGCAGGTGTGCCGGCCACGCAGATTGATAATGTCAATGTCTGCACCTATTGCATGGCCGAGGGCGGTTCCAGCTACCGCTTTAATACCCACCATGGCAGCGGCTATCGCTCGCGCTATTCATGGATCCGGCGGCGTTAA
- a CDS encoding SulP family inorganic anion transporter translates to MNLDTLRRDIPAGLVVFLVALPLCLGIAQASGLPPFAGLLTGVIGGLVVTSLSPSRFAVSGPAAGLVTIVVASMASLGSFSAFLTALIIAGALQCLFGLLRAGRFISLVPGSVIKGMLAAIGLLLIMQQIPVALGAAGDAELVSLVTGEMTFSLPAILVAGVGLAILCFWTTAPVKRIKALAWIPGPLIAVLIGCLATVVGGRLFPEMTQGLARISLPAFDSVSALVAELETPDWMAWQNPQVWVVAVTLALVASLETLLSQEALKKLRPQTPAPSPNKEMFAQGIGNLAAGFLGAMPITAVIVRSSVNVSAGAQTKLSIFIHGVLLLICGMWFSEMLNAIPLASLAAVLLYTGYKLATPKLFIEQFRMGAQQYVPFLATIVGIITLGMLVGIGIGIGTQILYSIYKSHRNALQLTRYDDHYVLRFQQNLTFMHNPKLQGLLDEIPENSVVIVDNDNAEYIDPDVKAVLKDFGDNADKRGIRLSQWPVAVK, encoded by the coding sequence ATGAACCTCGATACCCTGCGCCGCGACATCCCGGCAGGTCTGGTGGTGTTTCTGGTCGCTTTACCGCTCTGTCTTGGCATCGCCCAGGCCAGCGGATTACCCCCGTTTGCCGGTCTCCTGACCGGTGTGATTGGCGGCCTGGTGGTCACCTCCCTGAGTCCGTCCCGGTTTGCCGTCAGCGGCCCGGCGGCGGGCCTGGTCACCATCGTCGTCGCCTCAATGGCATCACTCGGCAGCTTCTCTGCCTTTCTCACCGCGCTGATTATCGCCGGGGCACTGCAATGTCTGTTTGGCCTGCTGCGCGCCGGACGGTTTATTTCGCTGGTGCCGGGCAGCGTCATCAAAGGGATGCTGGCGGCGATCGGTTTGCTGCTGATCATGCAGCAGATTCCGGTGGCGCTGGGTGCCGCTGGCGATGCGGAGCTGGTATCGCTGGTGACCGGAGAGATGACCTTCTCACTGCCCGCCATCCTGGTGGCGGGTGTCGGCCTGGCCATTTTGTGTTTCTGGACGACCGCGCCGGTGAAACGGATCAAAGCGCTCGCCTGGATCCCCGGCCCGCTGATTGCCGTGCTGATAGGTTGTCTGGCGACCGTCGTGGGAGGGCGACTCTTCCCTGAGATGACCCAGGGACTGGCGCGCATTTCGCTGCCCGCTTTTGACAGTGTCTCCGCGCTGGTGGCTGAGCTGGAAACGCCCGACTGGATGGCCTGGCAGAATCCGCAGGTCTGGGTGGTTGCGGTAACGCTGGCACTGGTCGCCAGTCTGGAGACCCTGCTGAGTCAGGAGGCGCTGAAGAAACTGCGTCCTCAGACGCCCGCGCCGTCGCCCAACAAAGAGATGTTCGCACAGGGTATCGGTAATCTGGCGGCCGGTTTTCTGGGTGCGATGCCGATAACGGCGGTGATCGTCCGCAGTTCAGTTAACGTCAGTGCGGGCGCACAGACCAAACTGTCGATCTTCATTCACGGTGTGCTGCTGCTGATTTGCGGCATGTGGTTCAGCGAGATGCTGAACGCCATTCCGCTGGCCAGCCTTGCCGCCGTTCTGCTCTACACCGGTTATAAACTGGCGACCCCCAAACTGTTTATTGAGCAGTTCCGGATGGGCGCACAGCAGTACGTGCCGTTTCTGGCCACCATCGTCGGGATTATCACGCTGGGCATGCTGGTCGGTATTGGTATCGGCATCGGCACGCAGATCCTCTATAGCATCTATAAGAGCCATCGCAACGCGCTGCAGCTCACCCGTTATGACGATCACTACGTGCTGCGCTTTCAGCAGAACCTGACCTTTATGCACAATCCGAAGCTGCAGGGATTGCTGGATGAGATCCCGGAGAACAGTGTAGTCATCGTCGATAACGACAATGCGGAATATATCGATCCCGACGTCAAAGCAGTGCTGAAAGATTTTGGCGATAACGCCGACAAACGCGGCATTCGCCTGAGTCAGTGGCCGGTTGCGGTAAAATAG
- a CDS encoding NADPH-dependent 2,4-dienoyl-CoA reductase translates to MSANPDYPALFTPLDLGFTRLKNRFLMGSMHTGLEEHPDGAARLAAFYGERAREGVALIVTGGIAPNAQGVTTAHGAMLTDEAQCSWHRQITEAVHQHQGKIALQILHTGRYSYQPDLVAPSARQAPINPFTPQAMSEAAIEQTIDDFARCARLAQQAGYDGVEIMGSEGYLINQFLVRHTNQRTDRWGGDFRQRMQFALAITRAVRAATGDAFIIIFRLSMLDLIEEGSSLEETLLLAGELEQCGVTLFNTGIGWHEARIPTIATCVPRAAFAWVTQRLRAHVSVPVIATNRINHPAVAEELLQSGCADMVSMARPFLADPAFVSKAQRGEPDSINTCIACNQACLDQVFAGKITSCLVNPRACHESLMPVIASPAPRRLAVVGAGPAGMAFALQAAQRGHQVTLYEAAPEIGGQFNIARQIPGKSEFSETLRYFRNQLSAAGVTVQTGCRVTADQLSDADEVVLATGIQPRTPDIPGIDHSSVLSYLEVLRDKRPVGKRVAIIGAGGIGFDVAEYLSQASHDEDRAAFYAEWGIDHSLTQRGGVMKPEPPAALRQIWLLQRRSGKPGAGLAKTTGWIHRASLQARGVEMWGSVEYLAIDDSGLHLRRNGETLLLEVDNVIICAGQEPQRELEAALRAKGQVVTVIGGADVAQELDARRAIAQATQLALTV, encoded by the coding sequence ATGTCCGCCAATCCTGATTATCCTGCGCTGTTTACGCCGCTGGACCTTGGCTTTACCCGACTGAAAAACCGCTTTCTGATGGGCTCAATGCACACTGGCCTGGAAGAGCATCCGGATGGCGCAGCCCGCCTGGCGGCGTTCTACGGCGAGCGGGCGCGGGAAGGCGTGGCGCTGATCGTTACCGGCGGCATTGCCCCTAATGCGCAGGGGGTCACGACCGCGCATGGCGCGATGCTCACCGACGAGGCGCAGTGCAGCTGGCACCGGCAGATCACAGAGGCGGTGCATCAGCATCAGGGCAAAATCGCCCTGCAGATCCTGCATACCGGCCGTTACAGCTATCAGCCCGACCTGGTTGCGCCCTCGGCACGCCAGGCACCGATTAACCCGTTTACGCCACAGGCGATGAGCGAGGCGGCGATTGAACAGACCATTGATGACTTTGCCCGCTGCGCCCGGCTGGCACAGCAGGCGGGTTACGATGGTGTGGAGATCATGGGTTCCGAAGGCTACCTGATTAATCAGTTTCTGGTGAGGCACACCAATCAGCGCACCGATCGCTGGGGCGGCGACTTCCGGCAGCGGATGCAGTTCGCGCTGGCGATTACCCGCGCGGTTCGCGCCGCGACCGGCGACGCCTTTATCATCATCTTCCGGCTGTCGATGCTCGATCTGATCGAAGAGGGCAGCTCGCTGGAGGAGACGCTGCTGCTGGCGGGCGAGCTGGAGCAGTGCGGCGTCACGCTGTTCAATACCGGCATCGGCTGGCACGAGGCGCGCATCCCGACCATCGCCACCTGCGTGCCGCGCGCGGCTTTTGCCTGGGTGACGCAGCGCCTGCGCGCCCATGTTTCGGTGCCGGTCATCGCCACCAACCGCATCAACCATCCCGCCGTCGCTGAGGAGCTGTTGCAGTCGGGCTGTGCCGATATGGTGTCGATGGCGCGTCCTTTCCTCGCCGACCCCGCCTTTGTCAGCAAAGCGCAGCGCGGCGAACCAGACAGCATCAATACCTGCATTGCCTGTAATCAGGCCTGCCTCGACCAGGTGTTCGCCGGTAAAATCACCTCCTGCCTGGTCAATCCGCGCGCCTGTCATGAGTCGCTGATGCCGGTTATTGCCAGCCCAGCACCGCGCAGGCTGGCGGTGGTGGGCGCCGGTCCGGCCGGGATGGCATTTGCGCTGCAGGCGGCGCAGCGTGGCCATCAGGTGACGCTCTATGAGGCCGCGCCGGAGATTGGCGGCCAGTTCAATATTGCCCGGCAGATCCCGGGCAAATCTGAGTTCAGCGAAACGCTGCGCTATTTCCGCAATCAGCTGTCAGCCGCGGGCGTGACGGTTCAGACCGGCTGCCGGGTCACGGCGGATCAGCTGAGTGACGCCGACGAAGTGGTGCTGGCGACCGGCATTCAGCCGCGTACACCTGATATTCCGGGCATCGATCATTCCAGCGTGCTGAGTTATCTGGAGGTGCTGCGCGATAAGCGTCCGGTGGGTAAACGGGTGGCCATTATTGGCGCAGGCGGCATTGGCTTTGATGTGGCGGAGTATCTGTCGCAGGCCTCACATGACGAGGATCGGGCGGCGTTTTACGCGGAATGGGGCATCGACCACAGCCTGACGCAGCGCGGCGGCGTGATGAAGCCTGAGCCACCTGCCGCATTACGGCAAATCTGGCTGCTGCAGCGTCGCTCGGGGAAACCCGGTGCCGGGCTGGCAAAAACCACCGGCTGGATCCATCGCGCCAGTCTGCAGGCGCGCGGCGTGGAGATGTGGGGCAGCGTGGAGTATCTGGCAATAGATGACAGCGGGCTGCACCTGCGGCGCAACGGCGAAACGCTGCTGCTGGAGGTCGATAACGTCATTATCTGTGCCGGGCAGGAGCCGCAGCGCGAACTGGAAGCCGCGCTGCGTGCAAAAGGACAGGTGGTGACGGTGATAGGCGGTGCAGATGTGGCGCAGGAACTGGATGCCCGCCGCGCGATTGCGCAGGCGACGCAGCTGGCCCTGACGGTCTGA
- the ddlA gene encoding D-alanine--D-alanine ligase has product MTKLRVGIVFGGKSAEHEVSLQSAKNILEAIDKTRFDVVLLGIDKQGHWRLNDASNFLLNAENPALIALNHAAEDVALVPGNTQQQIITRHNAHPLSQIDVIFPIVHGTLGEDGSLQGLLRMASLPFVGSDVLGSAVSMDKDFTKRLLRDAGLNVAPWLSVTQAQRAQLDAAAVIARFGLPLFIKPANQGSSVGVSKVDSIEEFDAALALAFSFDRKVLIEQGIKGREIECAVLGNDAPEASPCGEVVVHDAFYSYDTKYISESGAQTVVPAAIAAETSVAIREVAIKAFSALECFGMARVDVFLTDDGGIIVNEVNTLPGFTNISMYPKLWQAAGLSYQDLISRLIDLAIERHQQASTLKSSVS; this is encoded by the coding sequence ATGACAAAGTTGCGGGTAGGGATCGTGTTTGGCGGCAAATCAGCTGAGCATGAGGTGTCGTTGCAGTCGGCCAAAAATATCCTTGAGGCGATCGACAAGACCAGGTTTGACGTGGTGTTGCTGGGTATCGATAAACAGGGACACTGGCGTCTGAATGATGCGTCGAATTTCTTACTGAACGCTGAAAATCCGGCGCTGATCGCGCTAAATCACGCCGCTGAAGATGTGGCGCTGGTGCCGGGTAATACGCAGCAGCAGATCATCACCCGCCACAACGCCCATCCGCTGTCGCAGATCGACGTTATCTTCCCGATTGTGCACGGTACGCTGGGTGAAGATGGTTCCCTGCAGGGCCTGCTGCGCATGGCCTCGCTACCCTTCGTCGGTTCCGACGTGCTGGGTTCTGCGGTCAGCATGGACAAAGATTTCACCAAACGTTTGTTACGCGATGCCGGGCTTAACGTCGCGCCGTGGCTCAGCGTCACCCAGGCACAGCGCGCGCAACTGGACGCCGCAGCCGTGATTGCCCGCTTTGGCCTGCCGCTGTTTATCAAACCCGCTAACCAGGGTTCTTCAGTGGGCGTCAGCAAAGTGGACAGCATTGAAGAGTTTGATGCCGCGCTGGCGCTGGCCTTCTCCTTTGACCGCAAAGTACTGATTGAACAGGGCATCAAAGGCCGTGAGATCGAGTGTGCGGTGCTGGGCAACGATGCGCCTGAAGCCAGTCCCTGCGGCGAAGTGGTGGTGCACGACGCCTTCTACTCTTATGACACCAAATACATCTCTGAAAGCGGCGCGCAGACGGTGGTTCCGGCGGCCATTGCCGCGGAAACCAGCGTTGCAATCCGTGAGGTCGCCATCAAAGCTTTCTCCGCGCTGGAGTGCTTTGGCATGGCGCGCGTCGATGTGTTCCTGACCGATGATGGCGGGATCATCGTTAATGAAGTCAATACCCTGCCCGGCTTCACCAATATCAGCATGTACCCGAAACTCTGGCAGGCGGCGGGTCTGAGCTATCAGGATCTGATCAGCCGTCTGATCGACCTGGCAATTGAGCGCCACCAGCAGGCCAGCACGCTGAAAAGCAGCGTCAGCTGA
- a CDS encoding DUF262 domain-containing protein: MKNFDTRAYNISDFLEWSQTGLLELSPKFQRRSVWTEKAKSYLVDTILRGKPIPKILITQTLNVGRNVRTVVDGQQRLRAILSYINGDFKVSRAHNREFSSFYFDDLPDEIKSEFLQYEIGVDMLFDLSFEDILDIFARLNTYSVKLNPQELLNAQYLGYFKQAAYSLGFRYVAYFIEGGVVSEKEVTRMSEAELSSDLLGSLIEGIQPKKHIPTLYKKYDDDEDNCNDAAEKFDNVMTVIGEIYPSEELKQTNFHRIHFFYTLFTSIAHCIYGLENLSDAPRTNINNNNIGQIRNSLDEISARYDEVTARDALAPNDEYRDFIDASRRATTDLSSRKLRTEFICKKIRDAM; the protein is encoded by the coding sequence ATGAAGAATTTTGATACTCGCGCTTACAATATTTCAGATTTTTTGGAATGGAGCCAGACAGGCCTACTGGAACTCTCACCAAAGTTTCAAAGAAGATCAGTTTGGACGGAGAAAGCTAAATCTTATCTAGTCGATACTATATTAAGAGGAAAGCCAATACCTAAAATTCTTATAACTCAAACGTTGAATGTTGGAAGAAACGTTAGAACAGTTGTTGATGGCCAACAAAGACTTAGAGCCATACTGAGCTATATTAATGGAGACTTTAAAGTTTCTCGAGCTCATAACAGAGAGTTTTCTTCGTTCTACTTTGATGATTTGCCTGATGAGATAAAATCAGAATTTTTACAGTATGAAATCGGCGTAGATATGCTTTTCGACTTATCGTTCGAAGATATCTTAGATATATTTGCGAGACTTAATACGTATTCTGTTAAATTAAACCCTCAAGAATTACTTAATGCTCAATACTTGGGTTATTTTAAACAAGCTGCGTATAGTTTAGGGTTTAGATATGTTGCTTATTTTATCGAAGGAGGGGTTGTTTCTGAGAAAGAGGTAACAAGGATGTCAGAAGCTGAACTTTCCTCTGACCTACTAGGCTCATTGATTGAAGGCATTCAGCCTAAAAAGCACATCCCTACTCTTTACAAAAAGTATGACGATGATGAGGATAACTGTAATGATGCAGCAGAGAAATTCGATAATGTAATGACGGTAATAGGAGAGATATATCCGTCTGAAGAACTGAAACAAACCAATTTCCACAGAATCCATTTTTTCTATACATTATTTACATCAATTGCACATTGTATTTATGGCTTGGAAAATTTAAGTGATGCGCCTAGAACCAACATTAACAATAACAATATCGGCCAAATAAGAAATTCGCTAGACGAAATTAGTGCAAGATATGATGAGGTTACGGCTAGAGATGCTCTAGCTCCAAATGATGAATATAGAGATTTCATTGATGCCTCACGCAGAGCAACCACAGACCTCTCATCTCGAAAATTAAGGACTGAATTTATCTGTAAAAAAATTCGGGATGCTATGTAA
- a CDS encoding GpE family phage tail protein, translated as MPPSVIESMTLTEILEWLHKAIL; from the coding sequence ATGCCGCCTTCGGTTATCGAGTCCATGACTCTGACCGAGATTCTGGAGTGGCTGCACAAAGCAATCCTGTAA
- a CDS encoding 5'-nucleotidase, lipoprotein e(P4) family, whose product MKTSAKLAASGLVALLLTGCASSTHQTAQQQLGQQSVLAVNWFQQSGEYQALTWQAFNTARMAFDQAPSLTGKPKAVIVDLDETMLDNSAYSAWQAKNGQPFSSKTWSAWTQARQAKAVPGAVGFARHVTENGGTLFYVSNRDQKDYAATVANMQQLGFPNVSDQTVRLNTDSSNKQARFDAIKNAGYNVVLYVGDNLNDFGGATWHKGNQTRRDFVNLNHQQFGTQFIVLPNPLYGDWESGMAENYNKLTPEQQLSVRESRLQSWNGK is encoded by the coding sequence ATGAAAACCTCCGCAAAACTCGCTGCATCCGGACTGGTCGCGCTGCTGCTGACCGGTTGCGCCTCGTCAACACATCAGACCGCGCAACAGCAACTCGGCCAGCAATCGGTGCTGGCGGTAAACTGGTTCCAGCAGTCTGGCGAATATCAGGCGCTGACCTGGCAGGCGTTTAACACCGCGCGCATGGCGTTTGATCAGGCGCCGTCGCTGACCGGCAAACCCAAAGCGGTGATTGTCGATCTGGATGAAACCATGCTGGATAACAGCGCTTACAGCGCGTGGCAGGCGAAGAATGGCCAGCCGTTCAGCAGCAAAACGTGGTCAGCCTGGACGCAGGCGCGTCAGGCGAAAGCGGTGCCGGGCGCAGTCGGGTTCGCGCGTCATGTAACAGAGAATGGCGGCACGCTGTTTTATGTGTCGAACCGCGATCAGAAAGATTACGCCGCGACGGTCGCCAATATGCAGCAGCTTGGCTTCCCGAACGTCAGCGATCAAACGGTACGTCTGAATACCGACAGCTCCAACAAGCAGGCGCGTTTCGATGCCATCAAAAACGCGGGCTATAACGTCGTGCTCTACGTCGGCGATAACCTCAACGATTTCGGTGGGGCGACCTGGCACAAGGGTAATCAGACGCGTCGCGATTTCGTGAATCTCAACCATCAGCAGTTTGGTACGCAGTTCATCGTGCTGCCGAACCCTCTTTACGGTGACTGGGAGAGCGGAATGGCGGAAAACTACAATAAACTGACACCGGAACAGCAGCTGTCGGTGCGGGAATCACGCCTGCAAAGCTGGAACGGTAAATAA
- the yjjJ gene encoding type II toxin-antitoxin system HipA family toxin YjjJ produces MPDRSETIRQLLSQGPMPARQLLEKLGVSQPTLSRALNNFGDEIIRIGAGPSIQYALRDTWRGFNSAPIYRISDEGRVKPLGELIPVRPDGFVMQQTDKVSLHSDGLPWWLFDMRPQGYLGRAYASTYAAGLGLPANPEQWADSEVVRALLAQGHDAIGNLLIGEQARDRFLQMSEPVPVERATTFPALAVAAGAGEAPGSSAGGEQPKFCTFTDQGHVLVKFSATDDNPVSERWRDLLLAEHFALEVLGVKTEVFDFDGQRFLEIPRFDRAGLLGRIGIFSLRALDAEFVGNASAIWPVLVNKLVGQKHVHPEAAASTARLWAFGTLIGNTDMHHGNLSFISSHGRPYSLAPAYDVLPMGFAPRAGGAIVNELRPASLSDVISGDIWLEALELAEKFYTLACRCDRFSASFAPCLEALRRHLDDARSRIARLG; encoded by the coding sequence ATGCCTGATCGCTCCGAAACGATACGCCAGTTGCTTAGCCAGGGGCCAATGCCAGCAAGGCAACTCCTTGAAAAATTAGGAGTCAGCCAGCCTACATTGTCTCGTGCATTAAATAATTTTGGCGATGAAATTATCCGAATCGGCGCGGGTCCATCTATTCAATATGCTTTACGTGATACCTGGCGTGGGTTCAATTCTGCACCTATCTATCGCATCAGCGATGAGGGCCGCGTTAAACCCCTTGGTGAGTTGATTCCGGTCCGCCCGGACGGATTTGTTATGCAGCAGACCGACAAAGTCAGTCTCCATAGTGACGGGCTGCCGTGGTGGCTGTTTGACATGCGCCCACAGGGTTATCTCGGTCGAGCCTATGCATCGACGTATGCCGCTGGACTAGGTTTGCCGGCGAATCCAGAGCAATGGGCAGACTCTGAAGTGGTCAGGGCACTGCTGGCACAAGGTCATGATGCTATCGGAAACCTGCTGATAGGTGAGCAGGCACGGGATCGGTTCCTGCAGATGTCAGAGCCTGTTCCGGTTGAGCGCGCCACAACATTTCCGGCTCTGGCTGTGGCGGCGGGAGCCGGTGAAGCGCCCGGCTCGTCTGCAGGTGGTGAACAGCCAAAATTCTGTACCTTTACGGACCAGGGGCATGTACTGGTTAAGTTCTCGGCCACAGACGATAACCCGGTCAGTGAACGCTGGCGCGACCTTTTACTGGCCGAACATTTTGCACTAGAGGTGCTTGGTGTGAAGACAGAGGTATTTGATTTTGACGGTCAACGCTTCCTCGAAATCCCCCGATTCGACCGCGCTGGACTGTTGGGTCGTATCGGCATTTTCTCGCTTCGGGCGCTTGATGCTGAATTTGTGGGTAATGCCAGTGCCATCTGGCCGGTTCTGGTGAATAAACTTGTCGGGCAGAAGCATGTTCATCCTGAGGCCGCCGCCAGTACCGCCCGGCTCTGGGCATTCGGAACACTAATTGGTAACACCGACATGCACCACGGAAATCTGTCGTTCATCAGTAGTCATGGCCGCCCCTATTCCCTTGCGCCAGCCTATGACGTTCTGCCTATGGGTTTCGCTCCCAGAGCAGGTGGCGCAATCGTGAATGAGCTCAGGCCAGCATCACTGTCGGATGTCATCAGTGGAGATATCTGGCTGGAAGCGCTGGAACTTGCTGAGAAATTTTATACTTTAGCCTGCCGTTGCGATCGCTTTTCTGCCAGTTTTGCGCCTTGCCTTGAGGCATTACGCCGCCATCTTGACGATGCCAGATCGCGTATCGCTCGATTAGGGTAA
- a CDS encoding carbonic anhydrase yields the protein MIVTTLKPLLAKNRSWALQRRQRNPDYFKKFLHQQKPHSLWIGCSDSRVPAEVLTGSHPGELFVHRNIANMVIEEDDNLQSVLQYALFFLGVKRIVLSGHYGCGGVEAAQNLPGSVLDGQESALARRIQTLRHDIQEGLADSPASDAEPGEQLDRLVEANVKAQFARLVKSEPVRQIWQSGQELEVFGCVYDLRSGHLKELIHQSAEEPSL from the coding sequence ATGATTGTGACGACACTTAAACCCTTATTAGCGAAAAATCGCAGTTGGGCATTACAGCGCCGCCAGCGTAACCCGGATTATTTTAAAAAATTCCTTCATCAACAAAAACCGCACTCACTCTGGATAGGTTGCTCTGATAGTCGCGTGCCGGCTGAGGTATTAACCGGCTCCCATCCTGGCGAACTCTTTGTGCATCGTAATATCGCCAATATGGTGATTGAAGAGGACGACAATTTACAGAGCGTGCTGCAATACGCGCTCTTCTTTCTCGGCGTAAAACGCATCGTATTAAGCGGCCACTATGGCTGCGGTGGGGTAGAAGCCGCGCAGAATCTGCCGGGCAGTGTGCTGGACGGGCAGGAGAGCGCGCTGGCGAGACGCATTCAGACGCTGCGTCATGATATTCAGGAAGGTCTGGCAGACAGTCCCGCCTCAGACGCGGAACCGGGTGAACAGCTCGATCGGCTGGTTGAGGCCAACGTTAAGGCGCAATTCGCCAGACTGGTGAAATCTGAACCGGTCCGGCAAATCTGGCAATCGGGCCAGGAACTGGAGGTGTTTGGTTGTGTTTATGACCTGCGCTCCGGCCATCTCAAAGAGCTGATTCATCAATCTGCAGAGGAGCCTTCCTTATGA